In the genome of Anabaena cylindrica PCC 7122, the window CTAGAAGCAACTCGTTCTAATGTTCTGAATCCAGCAGCAATTAACGCTTTTACTCCTGGGAAAGCTATTTTTCCCCCTGACCCACTCTGGAAAGCTTCGGAAATTAAGGAGCATACAGAAGTTTTAAACAAGTTTTTAGAGCCTTATACTGATGATGATACGCTGCATGAAGTAGATATTGACCTTCTAATACAAATCCTTTCACATATGCCCAGTCGTCCTGCTGGTAATTATCCCTGGGAAGATAAACGAGTTCAAGAAGTACTTAAAGCAATGAAGAATATGGCAGGTATTCAGCGGGGACGGTTAAATGTTCGTCGAGGAAAAGAAACAAAAGGCAAGGGACTTAGATTAGTTAATAGACCAGCAAAAGATGGGTTAGGTACATGGCGAGGAACTTCTGGTTTTACTAGTCCTGATTGGGTAAATAAGGCAAAAAAAGACTATCCAGATGTTCCAACACTTATTGTCATTTTGGAAGAAGGTAGAAAGGAAGATTATTGGGAAGGTCTACCGTTCTACCTGCCAACATTAATTTTGCCTAAAAGCAAGTTTGTCTTTATGTTCAATTACTCTGACAAATCTGAAAAAATAGACGATACCCAATTAGAGTAATATTGAGCAAGTAATTGAAAAGCTAAAAACAGCAATTGGTCAGAATGGTGGGTTACACTGTCGCTAACCCACCCTACATTTAACGCCGATACTCATCCCCACAATCACCAATTAATTTATATAAATCTTTTGATTGTTGAGAAACTGCATCTATTTTCCCTATATCCTCAGCATCTAAACTAAAACCAAACACCTTAGCATTATCTTCTAAATGTTCCGCAATACCAAGCCTAGCACCGACAATTACACCCCCCACTGCTGGCTGATTTAAAATGTAATTCACAGCCACATTAGCAATACTCACCTGATGCTTGTCAGCTATTTGTTTCATGGTAGAAAGTAATTCTTGAAATAATACCCAACCACCCCAGTTATCAATCATGGTTTTGTATTTTTTCAAGCTAGTGGTGTTGAGATCAAACCCTTTTGGTTCTGGTTTACCCAAGTATTTTTCTGATAACAAACCACCGCAAACACTACCATAAGTAAATATTTTAATGTCATTCTCTTGGCAGAATTTAACCATATTTACCTGTGGTCTTCTGTCAACTAATGAAAATTGCACTTGATTAGAAACAATTTTGATTCCGACTTCGGTAATAATTTGCAAATGTTCCGTATCAAAATTAGTTAAAGCTAAATTCTTAATTTTGCCCTCAGTTTGCAATTCTGCCATATATTTGAGAGCATCTAAATAGCCAGAATCTCGATATTCCCACCAATGGAACTGCATTAAATCTAAGGATTCCACATCCATTCGACCCAGAGATATATCAATATTTTTCTCGACAATCTCTTTCGTCATTTTTCCAGGACGAGGAACCCATTTTGTGAAAGCTTGAATATTATTTACAGCTTCTTCACCACGAGTCGCAATTAATTGACGACAAAATTCACCAATTAAATCTTCTGCTGGGCCATAGTGGTCTGCTAAGTCCCAAGTTGTAAAACCAGCATCGACATATTGGAACATCGACTCAACAGCAGTTTTATGGTTAATGCGTCCATGTCCACCAGAAACTTGCCACATTCCATTTAAAATCCGGCAAATCTTTAAGTCAGGGGTAAATTGAAGATAGCTTTCTTGCGGTAAAGCCATATTTTTTGTATTATTTCCAATCTTTTTCTGCTTGTTCCAAAACATAAGCTGCAACGGTTTGAATTTCTTCGGTTGTCAAACGGTCTTGATAAGCTGACATATTATTTTTCCCATTAGTGACGATGTTTGTAATCGCCTCTAGGGAATCCATACCATATTTCTTAAGTGCATTCTTTTTGAGGTTTTTTCCCCTTCTAATAATGTTACCACCATTAATATGACAACCTGCACAATGCACGCTAAATATTCCCGTGCCATTTGTGGTATCTACTGCACTAGCAGGTAAAATTAAAATACTTGTCCACAATGACATAGTAACTAATATTAATGTTAGTAGTCTTATCACCCCACCTCTCCTAATTTTGTTCTGAATTTTGACAGCAATAAGTAGCGAAAAAAAATTCACAGAGATTCAAAATCAGATGTAAATCCTGCAAATTTTGCACATTCCTCTTGAAAAGCTTCAGCTTCGCTGACATCCTCGATTTTATAACCCATGATACGTATACCATTTGGCATTTTTTTAGAACCAATCAAGTCGCCATTATATTTACCTGCTAGTGCTTTAAACTCAACGCCATAAAGCTTCCAAGCTTCTTCATCACAGGTGATATTTACTTTCCACATAATTAATTTGCGGTTATTACCAGTACCTATTAATCATCTCACAAAGAGGTAACGCAGTAAAAATCATCTATTTGATTCTGTGTTTTTCTATCTAAAGGAGGTGTATGGATAAAAAATACCACACCATAATGGAGATGTAGCATCATGTCCGATTGCTATGCAAATTAGCTAAATTTCCAAGGGTAAACATGACTAACAACATCAAAGAAAAAATCCAAGCAGATTTACAGGAAGCTAAAGCTACTGGACAGTTAAGAACAGAAAACATTCGAGAAATTGTCAAATCCGCAGTTTCTCAGGTAGCTGCTGAATTGAAAGAAGGTTCTAGCGAGTTACGCACTTTAGTTAAAGATGCGGTTTCAGCAGTAATTGAAAATTTACAAGATAAAGGTAGTGAAATCAAGGAAGAGGTGACAGCTTCTATTGAAGGTGCATTAGAAGGTGTGAATAGCAAAAGACATGAAGCGATCGCACAAACCCAAACTGAACTGAAGACGCTACAGGCTAGATTAGATAATGAAGAAGAACAACTCCAGCATGAAGTGGATGGAATGTTAGCAGAGATAGTAGAAACTGGTCAAGAAACATCTGCTAATACTAAAAGTGCGATCGCATCAGCTATTCATGCTATCCAAGATAGTGAAGAAGTCGGACTGTTAAAGAAACGTTACGCACAACTCCAAGCACAATTAGCAATTATTCGCGCCAATTTAGCAGCACGTTATGGCGGACGTTCTGGGGAAGTCAAAGACTATTTAGACGAAGCAAAAACCTGGTATGATCAAGCACGTCCCCAAGCTGAGTCTGTGATTACACAGGTAGGAGAAAAGCATTCTCAGTTAGATAATAAGTTGGGTGAAGCAGGTGCATCAATAGCAAAAAAAGAACGTCAATTAAAGCAAACTTTAAGAGAT includes:
- a CDS encoding aldo/keto reductase — encoded protein: MALPQESYLQFTPDLKICRILNGMWQVSGGHGRINHKTAVESMFQYVDAGFTTWDLADHYGPAEDLIGEFCRQLIATRGEEAVNNIQAFTKWVPRPGKMTKEIVEKNIDISLGRMDVESLDLMQFHWWEYRDSGYLDALKYMAELQTEGKIKNLALTNFDTEHLQIITEVGIKIVSNQVQFSLVDRRPQVNMVKFCQENDIKIFTYGSVCGGLLSEKYLGKPEPKGFDLNTTSLKKYKTMIDNWGGWVLFQELLSTMKQIADKHQVSIANVAVNYILNQPAVGGVIVGARLGIAEHLEDNAKVFGFSLDAEDIGKIDAVSQQSKDLYKLIGDCGDEYRR
- the petJ gene encoding cytochrome c6 PetJ, producing the protein MIRLLTLILVTMSLWTSILILPASAVDTTNGTGIFSVHCAGCHINGGNIIRRGKNLKKNALKKYGMDSLEAITNIVTNGKNNMSAYQDRLTTEEIQTVAAYVLEQAEKDWK